Proteins encoded within one genomic window of Alphaproteobacteria bacterium:
- a CDS encoding FkbM family methyltransferase: protein MFYSFRKKFLHRRHRRTDHYSVFRWRDLNLLLDTKDYVARKILIGGGFEPDFLAAVEDAVARRSPEIFVDVGAHFGLYACVAASHGVAEIHSFEPNPRLAAFQRANFAMNGFSGIHVHECALGDLDADDREFLVSPRSNAGLSKVGGAVPNQNWQSRRISLRRLDGLLPHADKSAVLKVDVEGGEQSFLAGAERFLRENRCVLFIEINDDLEKTSRQLGAMGYERTRAFADNNYCFETRRDLP from the coding sequence TTGTTCTATTCGTTTCGGAAGAAATTCCTCCATCGCCGGCACCGCAGAACCGATCACTATTCGGTCTTCCGTTGGCGCGATCTCAATCTGTTGCTCGACACGAAGGATTATGTCGCACGGAAGATCCTGATCGGCGGTGGGTTCGAGCCGGATTTTCTTGCCGCGGTCGAGGACGCCGTAGCACGGCGCAGTCCGGAAATCTTTGTCGATGTCGGCGCCCATTTCGGGCTCTATGCCTGCGTTGCCGCAAGCCACGGCGTGGCCGAAATTCACAGTTTCGAGCCGAATCCGAGGCTGGCGGCCTTTCAGCGCGCCAATTTCGCAATGAACGGCTTTTCGGGTATCCACGTCCATGAGTGCGCGCTCGGCGACCTCGACGCCGACGATCGGGAATTCCTGGTGTCGCCGCGATCGAATGCCGGCCTCTCGAAAGTGGGCGGCGCGGTACCGAACCAAAACTGGCAGTCCCGAAGGATATCCCTGCGTCGTCTCGACGGGTTGCTCCCGCACGCCGACAAAAGTGCCGTGCTCAAGGTCGACGTCGAGGGTGGCGAGCAATCCTTCCTCGCGGGCGCCGAGCGATTTCTCCGGGAGAATCGGTGCGTGCTCTTCATCGAGATCAACGACGATCTTGAAAAGACCAGCCGGCAACTCGGCGCGATGGGCTACGAACGGACGCGAGCGTTCGCGGATAATAACTACTGCTTCGAGACCCGCCGCGATTTGCCCTAA